The Mucilaginibacter rubeus genomic interval ACCGGGGTATTTACATCCCATGCAATACGGTTAAAATTCCAGCTGCCGCCGTAGTAGGCTACTTCGCCGCCAAAGCCGTTGTAGGGTTTTTTAGTAACACGGTTGTATAAGCCGCCGTAGCTGCTGGAGATACTGGTACCAAATAATGTAGCAGATGGCCCCTTGATGGCCTCAATACGTTCCAGGTTTACCGGATCGATAAAAGAAAATGCCGCGCCTGCAACACCGTTACGAGCGTTAGGCTCGGTTTCAAATCCGCGCGAACGGAAAGTAACCCTGCCCTGATTGGCTATCATCGGGATACCTGCACCCGGTACGTTTTTAGAGATACTACCCAGATCAACCGCAACCTGCTCCTGGATCAGCTCTTTAGAAACTGAGTTGTAAACCTGCGGGTTTTCCAGATTTTTTAAAGGAAGACGGGCGATATAAACACTCTCTTTTTTTGAAAACTTGTTGGTGTTGGTAGTTATGGTTACCTCCTGCAGGGCCTGAACGTTCTCTTTCGGAAGTTGATAATTAACCGTAACGGTTTGCCCTGCGGTAACTTTTACCGGGATATCTTTTTCGGCTGCGCCCAGCACCTGTACCTTGATGGTATAATTACCTTCGGCAATGTTGTTAAAGGAGTAATTACCATTTTCGTCGGTAAGGGTGGTTTTGGCGAGTTCGGTGATGGAAACTGAGCCCGATGCCAGTGGCCGGCCATCTACCAGGGTTACTTTACCTGTGATATTGCCCGTTGTTTGGGCCTTTAAAGCAAGTGGTGTTATAAATAGAAATGCGAGGATGATGGAGAATAAGGGTTTCATCAATAGTCAATATGAGTTAGTGTAACTTAAACGCCGGCAAATATAGTCGCTTATTTATATTAAGTCTAAATAAAATGAAATTTGATAGGATGTGTTGCTTTTGTCGGCCTTATAGAAATAATTGTTTGTAAAATGTTGCTAAAACGTTTTTTAATTTGTCAGTTACAGCACTTAACTTTAAGGCCAATCAAATCAATCAATAAACCTGTAATCTTAAATCAAAATTTAATGAACCTGAAAAAGTGTTTACCTGTAATAATCGGGGGCTTGTTGCTTAACACTGGTGTATTTGCCAAAGTAGTAATGCCGGGAGTTTTTAGCGATAACATGGTTTTACAGCAAAAAACAATGGCCCGCGTATGGGGTAAGGCCGATGCCGGTAAAACCGTAACTGTTACCTCATCCTGGAATAATAAAACCTACACAGCGGTAGCCGATGCCGATGGTAACTGGAAGCTGAAGATTAAAACACCATCATACGGTGGGCCGTATAAGGTTACCATTGCCGATGGCAGAGATCCCGTTGTTTTAAATAATGTATTGATAGGCGAAGTGTGGATCTGCTCAGGCCAGTCGAACATGGAAATGCCTGTAGCCGGTTGGGGCCAGGTGAATAATTACAAGGAAGAGATCGCCAATGCCAATTATCCCCAAATACGCTTATTGCAGGTATCGCAAGCTAACAGCCTGATACCGCAAACCGAAGCTAAAATAGCTAACAACGGCTGGATGGTATGTTCGCCTCAAACTATTGGCGAGTTTTCATCGGTAGCTTACTTTTTTGCGCGGGAAATCAACAAGCAGGCAAATATTCCGATTGGCGTGGTCAGCACCAATTGGGGTGGTACCATGATTGAAGCATGGAGCGATGAAAATACATTAACCGGTAATCCCGTATTTAGTCAGCAAATCAAACAACAGCAGGAAACAGCCAAAACCGAAAGTCAGCAAACTTTTGCACAAAAACTGGACGCCTGGAACCAACAGGCTACGGCGGCAGATTGGGGCTATACCAATAACAACGCTTTTAACCCTGATACAACAGGATGGAGAACCATGGCATTGCCCCAGTTTTTTGAAAAAAGCGTATTGGGCGATTTTGACGGCGTAGTTTGGTTCCGGAAAAAGATCACTATCCCGGCAACTTGGGCCGGACAAGATGTTAAAGTTAACCTTGGTAAGATTGATGATAACGACATAACCTGGATCAACGGTGAAAAAATAGGCGCTACAGAAGGTTACTTACAATCTCGCAATTACACTATTCCCGGTTCAAAAGTAAAAGCCGGTGAAACAGTGATTACCGTGCGCGTTTTTGACAGTGGCGGCGGTGGTGGCCTTTATGGTGTTGACGATATGCAATTGATCTCGGCTTCGGGAGAAAAAATTAGTTTGGCCGGCAATTGGGATTATAAAGTAGGTTTTAATATGAAAAGCCTGCCGCCTGTACCGGTTGCAAATAACCCTAACAGGCTTGCAGTATTATACAATGCCATGATCAATCCGCTTACACCGATGGCAATCCGCGGTGCTATCTGGTACCAGGGCGAGGCCAATACCGGCCGGCCAGCCCAATATAAAGATCTGTTTGAAGGGATGATAAAAGGCTGGCGCAGCATCTGGAACGAAGGTGATTTTCCTTTTTACTTTGTACAGCTGGCCAACTGGCAGAAACGTGATACCGAACCTGTCCGTTCGGGGTGGGCCGAGTTAAGAGAGGCGCAGACCCAAACGCTTGAATTACCAAATACAGGCATGGCCGTAGCGGTAGACCTTGGCGAAGCCGATAATATCCACCCTAAAAATAAACAGGAAGTAGGCCGGAGACTGGCACTGGTGGCCCTGGATAAAACCTATCACAAATCGCAGCCTTATTCAGGACCGATGTATAAATCGCAAAAAATTGACGGCGATAAAATTGAGTTAAGCTTCAACTTTACTGATGGAGGCTTAAAAGCCCAGGGCGGCGACAGCATGCAGGGATTTGCCATAGCAGGTGAGGATATGAAATTTCATTGGGCTACAGCAGTAATAAAAGGCAACAAGGTTATTGTGAGCAGTCCCGATGTTAAAAGCCCGGTAGCGGTACGCTATGCCTGGGCCAACAACCCGGTGAGTACTTTATACAACGGGGTAGGATTGCCTGCTTCGCCTTTCCGTACAGATAATTGGGAGGGGAAGTAAAAAGCATAGTATTTAAACGACCGTCATTGCGAGGTACGAAGCAATCCTAAACTATACAGGGCGGAGCTGCTTATAGGGGATTGCTTCGTACCTCGCAATGACGGTTGTTATCATATAATGGAGCTACAACAACGGCCTCGGATCAAATATCACCCTGATGGAATTTATTTTGCCTTCAAATACGTGGTACCAGCCGCAGCTGAATATGGTTGTGCGGCC includes:
- a CDS encoding sialate O-acetylesterase, coding for MNLKKCLPVIIGGLLLNTGVFAKVVMPGVFSDNMVLQQKTMARVWGKADAGKTVTVTSSWNNKTYTAVADADGNWKLKIKTPSYGGPYKVTIADGRDPVVLNNVLIGEVWICSGQSNMEMPVAGWGQVNNYKEEIANANYPQIRLLQVSQANSLIPQTEAKIANNGWMVCSPQTIGEFSSVAYFFAREINKQANIPIGVVSTNWGGTMIEAWSDENTLTGNPVFSQQIKQQQETAKTESQQTFAQKLDAWNQQATAADWGYTNNNAFNPDTTGWRTMALPQFFEKSVLGDFDGVVWFRKKITIPATWAGQDVKVNLGKIDDNDITWINGEKIGATEGYLQSRNYTIPGSKVKAGETVITVRVFDSGGGGGLYGVDDMQLISASGEKISLAGNWDYKVGFNMKSLPPVPVANNPNRLAVLYNAMINPLTPMAIRGAIWYQGEANTGRPAQYKDLFEGMIKGWRSIWNEGDFPFYFVQLANWQKRDTEPVRSGWAELREAQTQTLELPNTGMAVAVDLGEADNIHPKNKQEVGRRLALVALDKTYHKSQPYSGPMYKSQKIDGDKIELSFNFTDGGLKAQGGDSMQGFAIAGEDMKFHWATAVIKGNKVIVSSPDVKSPVAVRYAWANNPVSTLYNGVGLPASPFRTDNWEGK